A genomic stretch from Candidatus Kryptonium sp. includes:
- the apbC gene encoding iron-sulfur cluster carrier protein ApbC — protein sequence MFQNKSKCTMRNQNEIINALKEIYDPDLHKDIVSLGFVKDIKIDSKKAYIKIELTTPACPVKDKIKDEAVEKVKKLGFDEVIVEMSAQVPKHLSPQKDVLLPNVKNTIAVASGKGGVGKSTVAVNLAVALALDGAKVGLIDADVYGPNVPIMFGVDEKPNLTSDGKKIEPIEKYGVKLISIGLLLDDPDTALIWRGPIASGAVRQFMTDVEWGELDYLIFDLPPGTGDIQLTLVQTIPLTGAVIVTTPQDVALADVRKAIKMFQKVNVPILGIIENMSYFICPHCGKRDDIFDHGGGKKASEKFNVPFLGEIPINTRIRVSGDSGKPVPISYPETEETKIIKEIARKLAARVSIISFKQQAMPKIEIKL from the coding sequence ATCGTCTCGCTCGGATTCGTTAAAGACATCAAAATTGACTCTAAAAAAGCATATATCAAAATTGAACTTACAACGCCAGCTTGCCCAGTGAAAGATAAAATAAAAGACGAAGCAGTAGAAAAAGTTAAAAAACTTGGTTTTGATGAAGTTATCGTTGAAATGTCAGCTCAAGTCCCAAAACATCTTAGCCCTCAAAAAGATGTGTTGCTTCCAAATGTTAAAAACACAATCGCTGTCGCAAGCGGAAAAGGTGGTGTCGGAAAATCAACAGTAGCTGTAAATCTTGCAGTTGCACTCGCCCTTGATGGAGCAAAAGTTGGTCTAATAGACGCAGATGTCTACGGTCCAAATGTCCCTATCATGTTTGGCGTTGATGAAAAACCAAATCTAACATCCGATGGCAAAAAAATTGAACCAATTGAAAAATACGGAGTTAAACTAATTTCAATAGGTTTACTTCTTGACGATCCCGATACAGCTTTAATCTGGAGAGGTCCAATTGCAAGTGGTGCAGTAAGACAGTTTATGACAGATGTTGAATGGGGAGAGCTTGATTATCTGATCTTTGACCTACCACCTGGAACAGGTGATATTCAATTGACCCTCGTCCAAACGATTCCATTAACTGGTGCAGTGATAGTTACAACACCGCAAGATGTTGCATTAGCAGATGTGAGAAAAGCGATAAAAATGTTTCAAAAAGTTAATGTCCCTATACTTGGAATAATTGAAAACATGAGTTATTTCATCTGTCCTCACTGTGGAAAAAGAGATGATATATTTGATCACGGCGGTGGTAAAAAGGCAAGCGAAAAATTTAATGTCCCATTTTTAGGCGAGATACCAATTAACACAAGAATAAGAGTAAGCGGTGATTCAGGTAAACCCGTCCCAATTTCGTATCCAGAAACAGAAGAAACCAAAATTATAAAAGAAATTGCCAGAAAACTTGCAGCTCGCGTGAGCATAATTAGCTTCAAACAACAAGCAATGCCAAAGATAGAAATCAAACTATGA
- the pgeF gene encoding peptidoglycan editing factor PgeF has translation MSLEPYLIKPEIFSQYDNILAVLTTKKFVNSDDEFNLGFTINSDVEKVKGNREILLEQLGLTKDQLAIPKQIHSANVCIVDKPGIYENCDALVTNQKRIYLVVSIADCAPVYVYDEVKNVISLIHCGWKGAREKIVEKTIKTMIESFGSDPSNLIAHIGACASVCCYEVDKEFENFFDARFLRFKRNGKFHFDLKGEIFSQIVKFGVDFRNISVSRYCTICETDLFHSYRRDKDKSGRVWALFGIRE, from the coding sequence GTGAGTTTAGAACCATACCTTATTAAACCCGAAATCTTTTCGCAATATGACAATATATTAGCAGTTTTAACGACGAAAAAATTTGTTAATTCTGACGACGAATTTAATCTTGGCTTCACGATAAATTCGGATGTTGAAAAAGTAAAGGGAAACCGAGAGATTTTACTTGAACAGCTTGGCTTAACGAAAGATCAACTTGCTATACCAAAGCAGATACATAGCGCGAATGTTTGCATAGTTGACAAGCCAGGCATATATGAAAACTGCGATGCTCTCGTGACGAACCAAAAGAGGATTTATCTCGTTGTTAGCATTGCTGACTGCGCTCCTGTCTATGTTTACGATGAAGTTAAAAATGTCATCTCTTTAATTCATTGTGGATGGAAGGGCGCAAGGGAAAAAATCGTTGAAAAAACAATTAAAACGATGATTGAAAGTTTTGGGAGCGATCCAAGTAATTTGATTGCACATATCGGAGCGTGTGCTTCAGTTTGTTGCTATGAGGTTGACAAGGAATTTGAAAATTTTTTTGATGCGAGATTTTTGAGGTTCAAAAGAAATGGTAAATTTCACTTTGATCTAAAAGGGGAAATTTTTTCGCAGATCGTTAAATTTGGTGTTGACTTCCGAAACATTAGCGTAAGCAGATATTGCACCATATGCGAAACGGATTTGTTTCATTCGTACCGAAGGGATAAAGATAAATCTGGGCGAGTGTGGGCACTGTTTGGAATAAGGGAATGA
- a CDS encoding NifU family protein has translation MKNREELKKRVLKALETARPYLKADGGDVELVEITDDNIVKVKLTGACGSCPLSMMTLRAGIERVIIREAPEIRRVEAVLNH, from the coding sequence ATGAAAAACAGAGAAGAACTTAAAAAACGAGTTTTAAAAGCACTTGAAACCGCAAGACCATATCTTAAAGCGGATGGCGGAGATGTTGAACTTGTTGAAATCACAGACGATAATATCGTTAAAGTAAAATTGACAGGTGCTTGCGGTAGTTGCCCGCTTTCAATGATGACATTAAGAGCTGGGATAGAAAGAGTTATAATCCGCGAAGCGCCAGAAATAAGACGCGTTGAAGCAGTGCTTAATCATTGA